Proteins from one Capricornis sumatraensis isolate serow.1 chromosome 2, serow.2, whole genome shotgun sequence genomic window:
- the FOS gene encoding protein c-Fos: MMFSGFNTDYEASSSRCSSASPAGDSLSYYHSPADSFSSMGSPVNAQDYCTDLAVSSANFIPTVTAISTSPDLQWLVQPTLVSSVAPSQTRAPHPYGVPTPSAGAYSRAGVMKTMTGGRAQSIGRRGKVEQLSPEEEEKRRIRRERNKMAAAKCRNRRRELTDTLQAETDQLEDEKSALQTEIANLLKEKEKLEFILAAHRPACKIPDDLGFPEEMSVASLDLSGGLPEAATPESEEAFTLPLLNDPEPKPSVEPIKSVGSMELKAEPFDDFMFPVSSRPSGSETARSVPDMDLSGSFYAADWEPLHGGSLGMGPMATELEPLCTPVVTCTPSCTTYTSSFVFTYPEADSFPSCAAAHRKGSSSNEPSSDSLSSPTLLAL, translated from the exons ATGATGTTCTCTGGCTTCAACACCGACTACGAGGCGTCCTCCTCCCGCTGCAGCAGCGCCTCCCCGGCCGGGGACAGTCTCTCCTACTACCACTCACCAGCCGACTCCTTCTCCAGCATGGGTTCTCCCGTCAATGCGCAG GACTACTGCACCGATCTGGCCGTTTCCAGTGCCAACTTCATCCCAACAGTGACTGCCATCTCGACCAGCCCTGACCTACAATGGCTAGTGCAGCCCACCCTGGTCTCCTCCGTGGCCCCGTCCCAGACCAGAGCCCCCCACCCCTATGGAGTCCCTACTCCCTCAGCTGGGGCTTACTCCAGGGCCGGAGTTATGAAAACCATGACGGGAGGCAGAGCTCAGAGCATTGGCCGGAGGGGCAAGGTAGAACAG ttgtccccagaagaagaagagaaaaggagaatcCGAAGGGAAAGGAATAAGATGGCTGCAGCCAAATGCCGGAACCGGAGGAGAGAGCTGACTGACACCCTCCAAGCG GAGACAGACCAACTAGAAGATGAGAAGTCAGCTTTGCAGACAGAGATTGCCAATCTgctgaaggagaaggaaaaactcGAGTTCATCCTAGCGGCTCACCGACCTGCCTGCAAGATCCCTGACgacctgggcttcccagaagAGATGTCTGTGGCTTCCCTTGATCTGAGTGGGGGCCTGCCTGAGGCTGCCACCCCTGAATCTGAGGAGGCCTTCACCCTGCCCCTCCTCAATGACCCTGAGCCCAAGCCCTCAGTGGAGCCCATCAAGAGTGTCGGCAGCATGGAGCTGAAGGCTGAGCCCTTTGATGACTTCATGTTCCCAGTGTCATCCAGGCCCAGCGGCTCGGAGACCGCCCGCTCTGTGCCAGACATGGACCTGTCTGGTTCCTTCTATGCAGCAGACTGGGAGCCCCTGCATGGTGGCTCCCTGGGGATGGGGCCAATGGCCACGGAGCTGGAGCCCCTGTGCACCCCGGTGGTCACCTGTACTCCCAGCTGCACTACTTACACGTCTTCCTTCGTCTTCACCTACCCCGAGGCTGACTCCTTCCCCAGCTGTGCGGCTGCCCACCGcaagggcagcagcagcaacgagCCTTCCTCTGACTCGCTCAGCTCACCCACACTGCTGGCCCTGTGA